Proteins found in one Fulvitalea axinellae genomic segment:
- a CDS encoding elongation factor G produces MKTFDQKHIKNIVLLGSSKSGKTTLAETMLYEAGMTDRRGSVEGHNTVSDYHEIERERGFSVYATSMHTEWRDYKINIFDTPGVDDFAGEVVSSVRVADTCLIMVNAKAGVEVGDQLVWEYINIFNKPTIFVINQLDHAQSDFSESWEDVRYSFGPNAVLMQYPVNEGEGFDSIIDLLKMVMYKFPEGGGKPQKLPIPEDEREKADRLHNVLVERAAENDEGLMGLYFEKGELNEDEMRLGLRIGMANHDVFPVFCVSAEKNMGSGRLMGFIDNVAPSATDLKPEPLSTGEYIPYNLEGDPVAFVYKTVNEPYLGRVSFLKVISGELHPNMDLYNPDTDTMERIHQLYVMDGNERVPVQKFQAGDIGAVVKLKKTRTNDTLCLKESPVKVAPMVFPEPKSLYHVFSEKKEENEKLGEMIREIAEEDPTVEVEFDQETRELIVGLQGEAHLSVLEWKLKRLYNVEASFKQPTVPYRETIDGGAEVTYRHKKQSGGAGQFGEVVLRVSAYTEGMEEPPKEAHVREKTETDLPWGGKFQFYNCVVGGAIDQRFMLSIRKGVMEVMEEGVLAKSKIRDVRVMVMDGKMHPVDSNDISFKIAGREAFREAFSKSSPHLMEPLLDLCVGVPLTQVGEVMTDLQSRRAMIMGMEQEGNRQLIEARVPQAEMYEYANTLKSLTQGLGDFTWKFAKYSSVPAGVVLA; encoded by the coding sequence ATGAAAACCTTTGACCAAAAACACATTAAGAACATCGTCTTGCTCGGAAGCTCGAAGTCCGGCAAGACGACACTTGCGGAAACGATGCTGTATGAAGCCGGTATGACCGATCGGCGGGGCAGCGTGGAAGGACACAACACCGTGTCGGATTATCACGAGATTGAGCGTGAGCGCGGATTTTCCGTATACGCCACTTCGATGCACACCGAGTGGCGGGATTACAAAATCAATATTTTTGACACTCCGGGCGTGGACGATTTCGCTGGGGAAGTGGTCTCGTCAGTAAGGGTGGCGGACACTTGCCTGATAATGGTCAACGCCAAGGCGGGAGTGGAGGTAGGTGATCAGTTGGTGTGGGAATACATCAATATTTTTAACAAACCAACGATTTTCGTAATCAATCAACTGGATCACGCGCAGTCCGATTTTTCGGAGTCGTGGGAGGATGTCCGTTACAGTTTCGGCCCAAACGCCGTGCTGATGCAGTATCCGGTAAACGAGGGCGAGGGTTTTGATTCCATCATCGATCTACTGAAGATGGTGATGTACAAATTTCCTGAAGGTGGAGGCAAGCCTCAGAAATTGCCGATTCCGGAAGACGAAAGGGAAAAAGCCGACCGTCTCCATAATGTTTTGGTGGAAAGGGCCGCCGAGAACGACGAAGGATTGATGGGGCTTTACTTCGAAAAAGGGGAGCTGAACGAAGACGAAATGCGGTTAGGCCTTCGGATAGGAATGGCTAACCATGACGTGTTTCCTGTTTTTTGCGTTTCGGCGGAGAAGAATATGGGAAGCGGAAGATTGATGGGCTTTATAGATAACGTAGCGCCGTCGGCGACGGACTTGAAACCCGAGCCACTTTCTACAGGGGAATATATTCCGTACAATTTGGAAGGGGACCCGGTGGCTTTTGTCTACAAAACGGTTAATGAGCCTTATTTAGGCCGTGTAAGCTTCCTTAAAGTCATTTCGGGGGAGCTTCATCCGAATATGGACCTTTATAATCCGGATACGGATACAATGGAAAGAATCCATCAGCTTTATGTTATGGACGGTAATGAAAGGGTTCCCGTACAAAAGTTTCAGGCGGGAGATATTGGAGCGGTGGTGAAGCTTAAGAAAACGCGGACAAACGATACGCTTTGTTTGAAGGAATCGCCAGTGAAAGTGGCGCCGATGGTGTTCCCGGAGCCAAAGTCATTGTATCACGTATTCTCGGAGAAAAAAGAGGAAAATGAGAAATTAGGCGAGATGATTCGGGAAATCGCCGAGGAAGATCCGACAGTAGAGGTGGAATTTGATCAGGAAACTCGCGAGCTTATCGTTGGCTTGCAGGGCGAGGCTCATTTGAGCGTTTTAGAGTGGAAACTGAAGCGACTTTATAATGTTGAAGCATCGTTTAAACAACCAACAGTACCGTATCGCGAGACGATAGACGGAGGGGCTGAGGTGACTTATCGCCACAAAAAACAATCGGGCGGAGCGGGGCAGTTCGGAGAGGTTGTGTTGCGTGTGAGCGCTTATACCGAGGGTATGGAAGAACCGCCGAAAGAGGCGCATGTTCGTGAAAAGACCGAGACGGATTTGCCGTGGGGCGGAAAGTTCCAGTTCTACAATTGTGTGGTTGGCGGTGCCATCGACCAGCGTTTTATGCTCTCCATTCGGAAAGGCGTGATGGAGGTGATGGAAGAAGGCGTTCTGGCGAAATCCAAGATTCGCGATGTCCGGGTGATGGTAATGGACGGAAAAATGCACCCGGTGGATTCAAATGATATTTCGTTTAAAATAGCGGGAAGGGAAGCGTTTCGGGAAGCATTTTCGAAGTCTTCGCCCCATTTGATGGAGCCGCTTCTGGACCTTTGCGTAGGTGTTCCTTTGACACAGGTAGGAGAGGTAATGACCGATTTGCAGTCGCGCAGAGCGATGATTATGGGTATGGAGCAGGAAGGGAATCGACAGCTTATCGAGGCCCGGGTACCGCAGGCGGAGATGTACGAATACGCCAATACTCTGAAATCGCTGACACAGGGACTGGGTGATTTTACATGGAAATTCGCCAAATATTCTTCGGTGCCGGCCGGGGTTGTTTTGGCTTGA
- a CDS encoding tetratricopeptide repeat protein, whose amino-acid sequence MDIAEKYKEGIEFLKKEKYAEATQAFDQILESEPEHYEATCMRAKALAKSGKFDEAVSDWQTAVTIRPNDADVFSEFGITLHMCGRNDEALKHFTHAIKLEPENAYRYSSRAFVKSRIGDTKGAIADYEHALELDPDDAISLNNKGMLEEKLGRTRKAKESFAKADSLDKDKQKNILEKNRNPKKHEQKAPETKGESKSVTLKQKVTEEKTVQGQPEKLTFGYFAKTLKDVLTSSEIRQEFMSFVKSLFKK is encoded by the coding sequence ATGGATATCGCAGAGAAATACAAAGAGGGAATAGAGTTTCTTAAAAAGGAAAAATATGCGGAGGCTACGCAAGCGTTCGACCAGATTCTCGAATCCGAGCCCGAACACTACGAAGCCACCTGCATGAGAGCCAAGGCCTTGGCCAAAAGCGGAAAATTCGACGAAGCCGTTTCCGACTGGCAAACCGCTGTAACCATTCGCCCAAACGATGCCGACGTTTTTTCCGAATTCGGCATTACCCTGCATATGTGTGGCCGAAACGACGAGGCGCTCAAGCACTTTACCCACGCCATTAAACTGGAACCGGAGAACGCTTACCGCTATTCCAGCAGGGCCTTCGTGAAAAGCCGTATCGGCGACACCAAAGGCGCCATCGCCGATTATGAACACGCTTTGGAGCTAGACCCCGACGACGCAATCTCGCTCAACAACAAGGGCATGCTCGAAGAAAAACTTGGCCGTACCAGAAAAGCCAAGGAAAGCTTCGCCAAAGCGGACTCTTTGGATAAGGACAAGCAAAAAAACATTCTGGAAAAAAACCGGAACCCAAAGAAACACGAGCAAAAGGCGCCGGAAACAAAAGGCGAAAGCAAAAGCGTAACGCTAAAACAGAAAGTAACGGAAGAGAAAACGGTACAGGGCCAACCCGAAAAGCTCACTTTCGGCTATTTTGCCAAAACGCTAAAGGACGTGCTCACCTCATCCGAAATACGCCAAGAGTTTATGTCTTTTGTCAAAAGTCTATTCAAAAAATAA
- a CDS encoding DNA gyrase/topoisomerase IV subunit A — MEENQNSSEEYNNEETIHDAVSLNDMFQDWFMDYASYVILERAVPGINDGFKPVQRRIMHSMKEMDDGRFNKVANIIGHTMQYHPHGDASIGDAITNLGQKDLLIETQGNWGDVRTGDRAAAPRYIEARLSKFAGEVLFNPQTTEWQLSYDGRKNEPVALPVKFPLLLAQGVEGIAVGLSTKVLPHNFVELLKASVDLLRNRKVAVYPDFLTGGQIDVSDYNDGQRGGKVRVRSKIEVEDKKTLVVREIPYGTTTSSIIDSIIKANDKGKIKVKRVVDNTAKDVEIQISIAPNQQPDVVIDALYAFTDCEVSISPNACVIVDEKPMFMTVTDILKRSNEQTVELLTRELEIRRAELKEKLLFSSLEKIFIENRIYRDIEECETWEAVIQTIDKGLEPYKPDFYRDITEEDIVRLTEIKIKRISKFDSFKADELMNKLSAELEEVEHHLANIIDYAVAYYRNLIKKYGKGKERKTEIANFETIQANAVAANNAKLYVNRTEGFVGTGLKKDEFVCDCSDIDDILVFRADGRCVVTKNADKVFVGKDIIHVEVFRRNDERKVFNMVYLNADKKCAMWKRFQILTVTRDREYELIKGGQKSRVLYFSANANGEAERINVKLTAGCGAKQKNLDFDFADLEVKGRGVAGNILTKYPIRKNGITKTSEGVSTLGGVSIWFDDLVGRLNNDGRGRLLGTFSDEKVLAVYKDGSYELTTYELTNRYEVKDLMLIEKFDPHTILSTIYYDGETKFHYVKRFNIETTTLNKRFKFVNDARSTKLVVATTDRSPQVELSYTPQGTRKVSTNVYDFDLLDSVKGWKAIGNKLGMGKIKKATLLESKKTDKGSYSTGDVVELDKSAKGTKKEKDQLGLF; from the coding sequence ATGGAAGAGAACCAAAATTCATCCGAAGAATATAACAACGAGGAAACAATCCATGACGCCGTCTCGCTGAACGACATGTTTCAGGACTGGTTCATGGACTATGCCTCCTATGTGATCCTGGAACGCGCCGTTCCGGGAATCAACGACGGCTTCAAGCCCGTACAGCGCCGGATTATGCACTCCATGAAGGAGATGGACGACGGGCGCTTCAACAAGGTGGCCAACATCATCGGTCACACGATGCAGTATCACCCGCACGGCGATGCATCGATCGGTGACGCTATCACTAACCTTGGGCAAAAAGATCTGCTGATCGAGACGCAAGGTAACTGGGGCGATGTCCGGACGGGAGACAGGGCGGCTGCGCCAAGGTATATTGAGGCGCGCCTTTCGAAGTTTGCGGGAGAGGTGTTGTTCAATCCCCAAACCACCGAGTGGCAACTGTCTTACGACGGAAGGAAAAATGAGCCGGTGGCTTTGCCGGTGAAATTTCCGTTGCTTTTGGCCCAAGGCGTGGAAGGTATCGCCGTAGGACTTTCTACCAAAGTGCTTCCGCACAACTTTGTGGAGTTGCTGAAAGCGTCTGTCGATTTGTTGAGGAACAGGAAAGTGGCCGTTTATCCGGATTTCCTGACGGGCGGACAAATTGACGTTTCCGATTATAACGACGGACAACGCGGAGGAAAAGTGCGCGTGCGTTCCAAAATAGAGGTGGAGGACAAGAAAACGCTTGTCGTTCGCGAAATTCCTTACGGAACCACTACCAGCTCGATTATCGATTCGATAATCAAGGCCAATGACAAAGGCAAGATCAAGGTGAAACGCGTGGTCGATAACACGGCCAAAGACGTGGAAATCCAGATTTCCATTGCGCCGAACCAGCAACCGGACGTGGTCATCGATGCGCTTTACGCCTTTACGGACTGTGAGGTTTCGATTTCGCCGAACGCTTGCGTGATTGTCGATGAGAAACCGATGTTCATGACGGTGACGGATATCCTGAAGCGTTCGAATGAGCAGACGGTCGAGTTGTTGACCCGTGAACTTGAAATTAGAAGAGCGGAGCTGAAAGAGAAACTTCTTTTCTCTTCTCTTGAAAAAATATTTATCGAGAATCGGATTTATCGGGACATTGAGGAATGCGAGACTTGGGAGGCTGTAATCCAGACTATCGATAAGGGGCTGGAGCCTTACAAGCCGGATTTCTACCGTGATATTACCGAAGAGGATATTGTTCGCCTGACAGAAATCAAGATAAAGCGGATCTCGAAGTTTGACAGCTTCAAGGCCGACGAGCTGATGAACAAACTCAGCGCCGAGCTAGAGGAAGTCGAACATCACTTGGCGAATATTATCGATTATGCGGTGGCCTATTACCGTAACCTCATCAAGAAGTACGGAAAAGGCAAGGAGCGTAAGACCGAGATCGCGAATTTCGAGACTATTCAGGCCAATGCCGTTGCAGCCAACAACGCCAAACTGTATGTGAACCGTACGGAAGGTTTTGTGGGAACCGGCTTGAAGAAAGACGAATTCGTTTGCGATTGCTCCGATATCGACGATATCTTGGTGTTCCGCGCCGACGGACGTTGCGTGGTCACCAAAAATGCGGACAAGGTATTCGTAGGCAAAGACATCATTCACGTGGAGGTTTTCCGCCGCAACGACGAGCGGAAAGTTTTCAACATGGTTTATCTCAATGCGGATAAAAAATGCGCCATGTGGAAGCGTTTCCAGATCCTGACCGTAACGCGCGATCGCGAATACGAATTGATCAAGGGCGGGCAGAAATCCAGAGTCCTTTACTTCTCGGCGAATGCCAACGGAGAGGCCGAGCGCATCAACGTGAAGCTTACGGCCGGTTGTGGAGCCAAGCAAAAGAACTTGGACTTCGATTTCGCTGATCTGGAAGTCAAGGGCAGAGGGGTTGCCGGAAATATCCTGACCAAGTATCCGATCCGTAAAAACGGAATTACGAAAACTTCCGAAGGCGTTTCGACCTTGGGAGGCGTTAGCATCTGGTTCGACGATTTGGTTGGCCGACTCAACAACGACGGTAGGGGACGCCTACTCGGGACATTCTCAGACGAAAAAGTTTTGGCCGTATACAAAGACGGTTCTTACGAGCTTACCACTTACGAGCTCACCAATCGTTATGAGGTGAAAGACTTGATGTTGATCGAGAAATTTGATCCGCATACGATCCTTTCGACCATCTATTACGATGGCGAGACGAAGTTCCATTACGTGAAGCGTTTCAATATCGAGACTACAACACTCAACAAGCGCTTCAAATTCGTCAACGATGCCCGATCGACCAAATTGGTTGTGGCTACTACGGACCGCTCGCCACAGGTGGAGCTAAGCTACACACCGCAAGGAACCCGTAAGGTAAGTACGAACGTTTATGATTTTGACCTGCTTGATTCCGTGAAAGGCTGGAAAGCGATCGGCAATAAGTTGGGAATGGGCAAGATCAAGAAAGCGACATTGCTGGAAAGTAAGAAAACGGACAAGGGTTCTTACTCGACTGGCGATGTAGTGGAGTTGGATAAATCTGCAAAGGGAACCAAAAAAGAAAAAGATCAGCTGGGCCTGTTCTAG
- a CDS encoding DNA topoisomerase IV subunit B, which translates to MAKKVEATYTEDSIRSLDWKEHIRLRPGMYIGKLGDGSAQDDGIYVLVKEIVDNSIDEYVMGHGDKIEIKITDHRVVVRDYGRGIPLGKVVDCVSKINTGGKYDSKAFQKSVGLNGVGTKAVNALSTYFKVQAFRDGKTKWAKFNRGELIEESAIEPTDEGNGTRIVFEPDNSVFKNFRFIPQYLEDQIWNYAFLNAGLSVMFNGVKYHSKDGLLDLLTRKTNMEQVRYPVIHLRGDDIEIAMTHGNQYGEEYYSFVNGQYTTQGGTHQQALREALVKTVREFYDKNFDAADVRSAIVAAVSVRVMEPVFESQTKTKLGSQAVGPDGPTMRAFVNDFVKKELDDYLHKNPDTAEALRKRILQSERERKEISGIKKLANERAKKANLHNKKLRDCRQHFNNAKSKSAEDTMIFLTEGDSASGSITKARDVQTQAVFSLRGKPLNTFNLTKKVVYENEEFNLLQHALNIEDGLEGLRYRKVIIATDADVDGMHIRLLLMTFFLQFFPDLVKQGHLFILETPLFRVRNKKKTHYCYSEEEKMKAVKSLGGKPEITRFKGLGEISPDEFGGFINDDIRLEPVILKKDTSIKDVLTFYMGKNTPKRQGFIIDNLKVEKDLVEEEA; encoded by the coding sequence ATGGCTAAGAAAGTAGAGGCAACTTATACGGAAGACAGTATCCGGTCGCTGGACTGGAAGGAGCATATCAGGCTGAGGCCCGGTATGTATATCGGTAAATTGGGCGACGGGTCGGCCCAAGATGACGGTATTTACGTGTTGGTCAAGGAGATCGTCGATAACAGTATCGACGAGTACGTGATGGGCCATGGCGATAAAATCGAGATAAAAATTACGGACCACCGGGTTGTGGTTCGGGATTACGGACGCGGTATCCCGCTGGGAAAAGTGGTGGATTGCGTATCGAAAATCAATACGGGCGGAAAGTACGATTCGAAGGCTTTCCAAAAGTCAGTAGGTTTGAACGGTGTGGGTACGAAGGCAGTGAACGCCCTTTCCACATATTTCAAAGTACAGGCTTTCCGCGACGGAAAAACCAAGTGGGCCAAATTTAATAGGGGCGAACTGATCGAGGAAAGTGCGATAGAGCCAACCGACGAAGGAAACGGTACGCGAATCGTTTTCGAGCCCGACAACAGTGTTTTCAAGAATTTCAGGTTTATTCCCCAATATCTGGAAGACCAGATTTGGAATTACGCTTTCTTGAACGCCGGCTTGTCCGTGATGTTCAACGGAGTGAAATACCACTCAAAGGACGGCCTGTTGGATTTGCTGACCCGCAAAACCAATATGGAGCAAGTCCGCTATCCCGTGATTCATCTGCGTGGCGACGATATAGAAATCGCCATGACGCACGGAAACCAATACGGAGAGGAATATTATTCTTTTGTAAACGGCCAATACACTACCCAAGGCGGAACGCACCAGCAGGCGCTGAGAGAAGCTTTGGTGAAGACCGTTAGGGAATTTTACGATAAAAACTTCGACGCTGCCGATGTCCGTTCCGCTATAGTTGCGGCGGTTTCGGTTAGGGTTATGGAGCCGGTTTTTGAGTCGCAGACCAAAACCAAACTCGGCTCGCAAGCCGTAGGTCCGGATGGCCCTACAATGCGCGCTTTCGTTAATGATTTCGTAAAGAAAGAGCTTGACGATTATCTGCACAAGAATCCTGATACGGCCGAAGCTTTGCGTAAGCGAATTTTGCAGTCGGAGAGGGAGCGGAAGGAGATTTCGGGCATAAAGAAACTTGCGAACGAAAGGGCCAAGAAAGCCAATCTGCATAACAAGAAACTTCGCGATTGCCGTCAGCACTTCAATAACGCCAAATCGAAATCGGCTGAGGACACCATGATTTTCCTTACGGAGGGCGACTCGGCCAGCGGGTCGATCACCAAAGCGCGCGATGTGCAGACGCAAGCGGTATTTAGCTTGAGGGGAAAACCGCTTAACACTTTCAACCTTACCAAAAAGGTGGTGTATGAAAACGAGGAATTCAACTTGTTGCAACACGCCTTGAATATTGAGGACGGATTGGAAGGCTTGCGCTACCGCAAAGTGATTATCGCCACTGATGCCGACGTGGACGGTATGCACATCCGTTTGCTGTTGATGACTTTCTTCCTGCAGTTCTTCCCGGATTTGGTGAAGCAAGGGCACCTTTTTATTCTTGAGACGCCTCTTTTCAGGGTGAGAAACAAGAAGAAAACCCACTATTGCTATAGCGAGGAAGAGAAAATGAAAGCGGTGAAATCGTTGGGAGGCAAGCCGGAAATCACGCGATTCAAAGGTTTGGGTGAGATTTCGCCTGACGAATTCGGAGGTTTTATCAATGATGATATCCGTTTGGAGCCCGTGATTCTGAAGAAAGACACATCGATCAAAGATGTTCTGACTTTCTACATGGGCAAGAATACGCCTAAGCGACAAGGCTTTATCATCGATAACCTGAAAGTGGAAAAAGATTTGGTGGAGGAAGAAGCCTGA
- the bamE gene encoding outer membrane protein assembly factor BamE domain-containing protein, translating to MRKSILATLIALSACACQSEKKIPGFDSASWKSDKKGCDGIRLQQADSLIKYRNEVKGMTVDQVQKVMGLPNSSELIRRDQQYYIYTLSPAKTCPNFKKGGKKLSLRLRFNSIGTVNELTITSR from the coding sequence ATGAGAAAATCAATCCTAGCGACGCTAATCGCACTATCTGCGTGCGCATGCCAAAGCGAAAAGAAAATACCGGGCTTTGACTCCGCTTCTTGGAAATCGGACAAAAAAGGATGCGACGGCATTCGCCTTCAACAGGCCGACAGCCTAATCAAATACCGGAACGAGGTTAAGGGGATGACCGTTGACCAAGTTCAAAAGGTAATGGGCCTTCCGAATTCGTCCGAACTTATCAGACGAGACCAGCAATACTACATCTACACGCTCTCGCCCGCCAAGACTTGTCCGAACTTTAAGAAAGGCGGAAAGAAGCTTTCGCTGAGGCTTAGATTCAATTCCATCGGCACTGTTAACGAACTCACGATTACGTCTCGCTAA
- a CDS encoding DUF5074 domain-containing protein — protein MKNFRSLLGLFALLFIGLTACDNDDDIITPDISGGTYTAFLEESTTLKPDVSPTDGMTFKWFDIEKKLLSETLEYTFTPDKTGTFKYIFHATRLEQTAIDTFTVIVKHPTPSVSLNIESFKGFQHGFPVKLEASVFKYDKDTEMTWSLNGEDIGKGKTLDFDAEGTGVFTVTFTARNPSIAISESVTIEKLSYTDNGTLVVNEGWFGHEPGNLNYWMKDSSRFSYRVFKKINPEKNLGVTSQAGVLHDGKVYIMSKQAPQLVVLDAATLKYLNEIDVFTGNKYSYAHHFVGVDANKGFLSSADGVYPVNLTDLSVGDKIEGISAGGIMKLSGGKVFVQGVSGESKKIFVLDANAGTLANTVDISGAVAGLDIDADGNVWVGAGEKLIKINASDLTTQEKTLPEDVTIKNGWVWDAGALTTSKTESAVFFKSGKKLYKYVPADSETAELTAILDLTDMVSNNFYNGGVKAHPTTGNIYVNAVKSGWGNNYKQNGMYVRSSAGANILTYNYGGTEADNSFFYFPADFVFL, from the coding sequence ATGAAAAATTTTAGAAGCCTGTTGGGGCTGTTCGCATTACTTTTTATCGGCCTTACTGCCTGCGACAATGACGACGACATTATCACCCCGGATATTTCCGGCGGCACTTACACGGCCTTTCTTGAGGAATCCACAACACTAAAACCTGATGTAAGCCCCACAGACGGCATGACATTCAAATGGTTTGACATCGAGAAAAAACTTCTGTCCGAGACGCTAGAATACACTTTCACGCCTGACAAAACCGGCACTTTCAAGTACATTTTCCACGCTACCAGACTGGAACAAACCGCCATCGACACATTTACGGTTATCGTCAAGCACCCTACGCCTAGCGTATCGCTCAATATCGAGTCTTTCAAAGGCTTCCAGCACGGATTTCCTGTAAAACTAGAGGCCTCGGTGTTCAAGTACGACAAAGACACCGAAATGACTTGGAGCCTCAACGGCGAAGATATCGGCAAAGGTAAAACGCTTGATTTCGACGCTGAGGGCACAGGTGTTTTCACCGTCACCTTTACCGCCCGCAACCCAAGTATCGCCATTTCGGAGAGCGTAACCATCGAAAAGCTCTCTTACACTGACAACGGCACGCTTGTAGTAAACGAAGGTTGGTTTGGGCACGAACCCGGCAACCTGAACTATTGGATGAAAGATTCCAGCAGATTCTCATACAGGGTTTTCAAGAAAATTAATCCCGAAAAGAATCTCGGCGTCACTTCGCAAGCGGGTGTTTTGCACGACGGGAAAGTCTACATCATGTCCAAGCAAGCGCCTCAGCTCGTCGTGCTTGACGCCGCTACATTGAAATATCTGAACGAAATCGACGTATTTACAGGCAACAAATACTCATACGCCCATCACTTTGTAGGCGTGGACGCTAACAAAGGCTTCCTTAGCTCTGCGGACGGCGTTTATCCCGTCAACCTTACGGACCTTTCTGTCGGTGACAAAATTGAAGGCATTTCCGCCGGAGGCATCATGAAACTCTCAGGCGGGAAAGTGTTCGTTCAAGGAGTCTCTGGCGAGAGCAAAAAAATATTCGTCCTTGACGCTAACGCGGGCACTTTGGCCAACACCGTGGATATTTCCGGCGCCGTAGCCGGGCTCGACATTGACGCCGACGGCAATGTTTGGGTTGGCGCAGGAGAGAAATTGATAAAAATCAACGCTTCCGATCTCACAACCCAAGAGAAAACCCTTCCCGAAGATGTCACCATCAAAAACGGGTGGGTATGGGACGCCGGCGCGCTTACCACCTCCAAGACCGAAAGCGCCGTCTTCTTCAAGAGCGGAAAAAAACTTTACAAATATGTTCCCGCCGACAGCGAAACAGCTGAGCTGACCGCTATCCTTGACCTGACCGACATGGTAAGCAACAACTTCTATAACGGAGGCGTTAAGGCCCACCCTACCACAGGCAACATTTATGTAAATGCGGTCAAGAGCGGATGGGGCAACAATTACAAACAAAACGGCATGTATGTTCGCTCCTCGGCAGGCGCAAACATCCTTACTTACAACTACGGTGGAACCGAAGCCGACAACTCGTTCTTCTACTTCCCCGCAGACTTCGTGTTCTTATAA
- a CDS encoding PKD-like domain-containing protein — MNLRRTLTVLLGAAFLGACSSDSDDPVVPKLDIVWDIPSQGFNTKVNETLLLSPSVKNEGDAPVYQWIEKGVTVATTSTHIFQSSAPGEFTVKFKVQNGAQADSVKFNVTVTPGDNPAPDNAYLSEVFEYAPAPGQFVNTSLGEKDSGKDIIGKEGSLITLGGFGGYIIAGFDHDVSNGSEEDIIIYGNAFEGSSEPGIVFVMQDENGNGKPDDTWYEIKGEAHDDEGVHRDYEITYKRPASATADVPWTDNKGNSGAIKRNGYHEQEYFPKWIEDDSYTLRGTLLPARTKHDDTAGHIINPSYGKGYADNTSGGDRIDISNAIDAEGKAVTLSSIRFIKVQCAVNKDAGNLGEVSTEISGAADLSKF, encoded by the coding sequence ATGAATCTACGCCGCACACTTACAGTTTTGTTAGGAGCCGCCTTCCTCGGCGCCTGCTCCAGCGACAGCGACGATCCCGTCGTTCCAAAACTCGATATCGTTTGGGATATCCCCTCACAGGGATTCAACACCAAGGTTAACGAGACACTTTTACTTAGCCCCAGCGTAAAAAACGAAGGCGACGCACCCGTATACCAATGGATCGAGAAAGGCGTCACTGTCGCCACCACCTCTACGCATATTTTCCAGAGCTCGGCGCCCGGTGAATTCACCGTAAAATTTAAAGTCCAGAACGGCGCTCAAGCCGATTCGGTCAAATTCAATGTAACCGTCACGCCCGGCGACAACCCCGCTCCCGACAACGCGTACCTTAGCGAGGTATTCGAATACGCACCCGCTCCGGGACAATTTGTCAACACCTCGCTCGGGGAAAAAGACTCCGGCAAAGACATCATCGGCAAGGAAGGGTCACTTATCACCCTCGGCGGATTCGGCGGATATATCATTGCGGGCTTTGATCACGACGTCAGCAATGGCTCCGAAGAGGACATCATTATCTACGGCAACGCCTTCGAGGGCAGTTCCGAGCCGGGAATCGTTTTCGTGATGCAAGACGAAAACGGCAACGGCAAACCCGACGATACTTGGTACGAAATCAAAGGCGAAGCGCACGACGACGAAGGCGTTCACCGTGACTACGAGATCACCTACAAGCGTCCGGCCAGTGCTACCGCCGATGTTCCTTGGACTGACAACAAAGGCAACTCCGGAGCCATTAAGCGGAATGGCTACCACGAGCAGGAATACTTTCCAAAGTGGATTGAAGACGACAGCTACACCCTCCGCGGAACCCTGTTGCCCGCCCGCACCAAACACGACGATACAGCCGGACACATAATCAACCCAAGCTACGGCAAGGGCTACGCCGACAATACCTCGGGCGGTGACCGTATAGACATTTCAAACGCCATTGACGCCGAAGGCAAAGCGGTAACCCTTTCTTCTATCCGCTTTATCAAGGTACAGTGCGCGGTAAACAAAGACGCCGGCAACCTCGGCGAGGTTTCCACCGAAATCTCCGGAGCCGCCGACCTTTCGAAGTTCTAA